The DNA sequence TCGGGCCCACCGGCAGATGCCAGCCCTGCGGCTAGATGGCCTTCCTGATGGGAAACCTCCACTACCGCCGCTCCACAAAAAGCAGCCAGAGCCCGGGCCAGGGTTTCTCCTGCCTTAAAAACCGGCATATAGCTGTCCTCCCGGGGCCGGGGCCTAACGCTTACCCCAATGGCTGCCACCCGGGCGGGGTCCGCCTGGCCCAGCACTTCTCCGGCCAGTTCCTGCAGCTGCCCTAAATGCAAAAACAGGGCCTCACTTTGTCTCAGGCCCCGTTCTCCTTGCTTTACGGGCAAGAGCTTTCTCCTTTCCGCCAGCAGCTTTCCCTCTGCATCTACCAGTGCCAGTGAAGTACAATAATTGCTGGTATCAATGCCGAGAAAGAGATCTCTCATCCTTTTTCAGCTCCTTGAGCATCCGGCCCAGAATACCGTTAATAAAGCGGCTGGAATCTTTATCCCCATATCGTTTGGCCAGTTCCACCGCTTCATTGACAGCCACTGCCGGGGGTATGTCCTCCCGGTGCAGGAGTTCAAAAGCCCCCAGCCGCAAAATGTTGCGGTCCACGACACCCATGCGCCGTACAGGCCAACCTTCACTTCGTTGTTCGATTTCCTCATCCAGCTGGGACCTGCAGGATAACACTCCTGTGACCAGTTCGCGGGCAAAAGTGACTGCTTCCTGGGGCAAGGCAAACTCTTCTGTCAGGTGTACCAGAGTATCCTGCCAATCGCTTTCACTTAAATCCAGCTGATAAAGGGTTTGTAATGCTGCTTCTCGGCCCTGTCTACGTATCACTGTTTTGCCTCCTTATCAAGCGCTCGGTCCAGAATCTGCCTTCACCGCGTTCCCAGCGGCTACCCAAATAAAAACCGCCAGCAACACAGGCCAACAGAAAAACAGCTTTAAACAGCCCATAATGGATAGTAAGCCAGCCAAAAACCAATCCTATAAGTGCACCGGCTGTTTTACCCGGATGTTCTACTATTAATGTTTCCATGATTTCTCTCCACATTCCTCTCACCTGACCTTTCCGCTGCTGGTAGTGGTTTCAGGCTGCAGGGAGG is a window from the Carboxydocella sporoproducens DSM 16521 genome containing:
- a CDS encoding DUF2273 domain-containing protein; the protein is METLIVEHPGKTAGALIGLVFGWLTIHYGLFKAVFLLACVAGGFYLGSRWERGEGRFWTERLIRRQNSDT
- the nusB gene encoding transcription antitermination factor NusB, with the protein product MIRRQGREAALQTLYQLDLSESDWQDTLVHLTEEFALPQEAVTFARELVTGVLSCRSQLDEEIEQRSEGWPVRRMGVVDRNILRLGAFELLHREDIPPAVAVNEAVELAKRYGDKDSSRFINGILGRMLKELKKDERSLSRH